In Flavobacterium lacustre, a genomic segment contains:
- the gloA2 gene encoding SMU1112c/YaeR family gloxylase I-like metalloprotein yields the protein MLSINKVHHIAIICSDYQKSKHFYTETLGLTIVQEIFREERESYKLDLALNGTFIVELFSFKNAPKRVSAPEATGLRHLAFEVNNIQETRNYFTSQNINAEEIRMDIHTQKNYFFIADPDDLPIEFYEK from the coding sequence TTGCCATTATTTGTTCCGATTATCAAAAATCAAAGCACTTCTATACTGAAACTTTAGGTTTGACGATTGTTCAAGAAATTTTCAGGGAAGAACGAGAATCCTACAAATTAGATTTGGCACTAAACGGTACTTTTATTGTTGAATTATTCTCGTTCAAAAATGCTCCAAAAAGAGTTTCCGCACCAGAAGCAACCGGACTTAGACATTTAGCTTTTGAAGTAAATAACATTCAGGAAACTAGAAATTATTTTACCTCACAAAACATTAATGCGGAAGAAATCCGAATGGATATTCATACACAGAAAAATTATTTTTTTATTGCCGACCCAGATGATTTACCAATAGAATTTTATGAAAAATAA